The nucleotide sequence TATCATTACAGGAATTGTTTTACTCGCTTTAGCAAGAACTTGATGAGGAAAAGATACATATTTCAACGCCTCATACTGACACCATGAGCtcataatattagaaaatgaacaaaatacgTACTTATATAATGGACATTTGTGTCTAGGCTGTCTTTTACAAAGTAAAATACAAGCAGAAACCAAAAAGGCTAAAATTCTATTTACAAATACTAAAAACTGCGAATCTTTGAAGTATCCTATGTCTGAATTAGAACTCTCATAAGCTTGAGTCATTACTTTTTCTTGCAAAACACCCCATAACAAATATGATAACTGTAAgccaaaaaagtaaaacaaaaggAGAAGCCCATCTTGAAGTAAAGTTCTTTCTTGTGGCGAAGTCTTAGAACTGGTAGTCACTGGTAAACTGTCCTCTTCTCCAAAACAAGTTCTTATTGTAGCTCCAATGATTCCTCTGccacttttatttatataattagttttttgtacATACCTAAGGACTAAATAACCTGGTAGAAATATCGTGGCATATCCTAAAATATTTCGTATACCATGTATTATCCAACTTATTTCTTCTGGAGGATTTTGAACTATTTCAGTATTAAGAACACTCctattaacaatatataaaaatacgaTTGAGCTTAATACTATGAggcaaataaataattctgaatTATTTGCCATAATGTTGAAGTTACATTGTTAGCATTAAATTTTTACTCCACTATCACTTACAATAAAACTTTGTAATGATTTATCACACCATaatcataatttcataatatgGTATCAATGCACCGTAGTTGCCAACTCAATTAAATTGAAGGGAAttaaggccgattcataaacgaCGTTTGACGTTCATAGCAAATTCTACACGCTAATCATAATTGTTATTCTTGTTGATGTGTGTAttgctttttgtttattattagaaatgtaatttttgtcaaaattatttgaaattatcaatCACTAATATgtaagaaaatttaattgatgtatagttttatgaaataatcacaGAACGATTATTATCTCCCGTTTTGATAgaacaataatttgaattgtGATCCATGGAATTGTTAACCTATAAGTTAATATtacatttctttgaaatttgaatacCGCTAATTACAAGTATACGCAATTAAAtcgtttttatgaaatttttcgttCTTGTTTGTGGTTTACTTCAATATGACCCATA is from Diorhabda sublineata isolate icDioSubl1.1 chromosome 1, icDioSubl1.1, whole genome shotgun sequence and encodes:
- the LOC130452525 gene encoding adenosine 3'-phospho 5'-phosphosulfate transporter 1; amino-acid sequence: MANNSELFICLIVLSSIVFLYIVNRSVLNTEIVQNPPEEISWIIHGIRNILGYATIFLPGYLVLRYVQKTNYINKSGRGIIGATIRTCFGEEDSLPVTTSSKTSPQERTLLQDGLLLLFYFFGLQLSYLLWGVLQEKVMTQAYESSNSDIGYFKDSQFLVFVNRILAFLVSACILLCKRQPRHKCPLYKYVFCSFSNIMSSWCQYEALKYVSFPHQVLAKASKTIPVMIMGKFMSKTKYEYYEYVTAVILSVGMLLFMIDTGNDRSNSTVTTFAGVILLCSYIVFDSFTANWQGSLFKTYEMKPIQMMCFVNFFSSIFTAVSLLQQGGFIDSLSFMIKFPSFTLDIVILSLCSTCGQLFIYNTVSTFGPLVFVIISTIRQGFSVLLSCIIYHHYVSLIGAIGLILVFLSIFLRIYCSYRLKSQKELLQSSSILKNQTKL